One window of Oncorhynchus masou masou isolate Uvic2021 chromosome 28, UVic_Omas_1.1, whole genome shotgun sequence genomic DNA carries:
- the LOC135518117 gene encoding stanniocalcin, with amino-acid sequence MLAKFGLCAVFLVLGTAATFDTDPEEASPRRARFSSNSPSDVARCLNGALAVGCGTFACLENSTCDTDGMHDICQLFFHTAATFNTQGKTFVKESLRCIANGVTSKVFQTIRRCGVFQRMISEVQEECYSRLDICGVARSNPEAIGEVVQVPAHFPNRYYSTLLQSLLACDEETVAVVRAGLVARLGPDMETLFQLLQNKHCPQGSNQGPNSAPAGWRWPMGSPPSFKIQPSMRGRDPTHLFARKRSVEALEREME; translated from the exons ATGCTCGCAAAATTCGGCCTGTGCGCGGTCTTCCTCGTCCTGGGAACTGCCGCCACCTTCGACACCGACCCGGAGGAAGCTTCTCCTCGCCGTGCACGCTTCTCATCCAACAGCCCCT cggaTGTGGCTAGGTGTTTGAATGGCGCTCTAGCCGTGGGATGTGGTACGTTTGCCTGCCTGGAGAATTCTACCTGTGACACTGATGGCATGCACGATATCTGTCAACTGTTCTTTCACACCGCAGCTACCTTTAACACACAG ggtaaGACATTTGTAAAGGAGAGTCTGAGGTGTATTGCCAACGGCGTCACGTCTAAAGTCTTTCAGACCATCAGGCGCTGTGGAGTCTTCCAGAGAATGATTTCTGAG gtccAGGAGGAGTGTTACAGTAGACTGGACATCTGTGGTGTGGCTCGCTCTAACCCTGAGGCCATTGGAGAGGTGGTGCAGGTCCCTGCACACTTCCCCAACAG gtacTACAGCACTCTGCTCCAGTCCTTGCTAGCCTGTGATGAGGAGACAGTGGCTGTGGTCAGGGCAGGGCTTGTTGCTAGGCTGGGGCCAGACATGGAAACTCTCTTCCAGCTGCTGCAGAACAAACACTGCCCCCAGGGTTCTAACCAGGGTCCTAACTCAGCCCCCGCTGGCTGGCGCTGGCCAATGGGGTCGCCTCCTTCCTTCAAGATCCAGCCCAGCATGAGAGGAAGAGACCCCACCCACCTATTCGCTAGGAAACGCTCTGTGGAGGcattggagagagagatggagtag